In Stenotrophomonas sp. ESTM1D_MKCIP4_1, a single genomic region encodes these proteins:
- a CDS encoding TetR/AcrR family transcriptional regulator, translating into MNPAYLPAALDARDQRVFDAVRELLGRQGMQVSMDAVAQQAGCSKQTLYSRYGSKQDLLRRVVQRHVGDASGILLRALRSDDLRASLLQFATDFLEHFNQPHVGQACRLIAADASQFPEEARTLYREGAGALTLHLAEWIETVCMRGQLRHDDPHFMAELLLSMIAGQDFDKQRFHTPHRDDAQLRRRWAEFSVDSFLRAFAPLRSPAPTTNQPRSFS; encoded by the coding sequence GTGAACCCGGCCTACCTCCCCGCTGCCCTGGATGCGCGCGATCAGCGCGTGTTCGATGCCGTGCGCGAACTGCTGGGCCGGCAGGGCATGCAGGTGAGCATGGACGCGGTGGCCCAGCAGGCCGGGTGCTCCAAGCAGACACTGTATTCGCGCTACGGCAGCAAGCAGGACCTGCTGCGCCGGGTCGTGCAGCGGCACGTCGGCGATGCCAGCGGCATCCTGCTGCGTGCACTCCGCAGTGACGACCTGCGTGCCAGCCTGTTGCAGTTCGCCACCGACTTCCTGGAGCACTTCAACCAGCCCCACGTGGGCCAGGCCTGCCGATTGATTGCTGCCGATGCGTCCCAGTTTCCCGAAGAGGCGCGTACGCTGTACCGCGAGGGTGCAGGCGCGCTGACGCTTCATCTTGCTGAATGGATTGAAACCGTTTGCATGCGTGGCCAGCTCCGGCATGACGACCCGCACTTCATGGCCGAACTGCTGCTGAGCATGATCGCCGGTCAGGATTTCGACAAACAGCGCTTCCATACCCCCCACCGTGATGACGCGCAGTTGCGTCGGCGCTGGGCAGAATTCTCCGTCGACAGCTTCCTGCGCGCCTTTGCGCCACTGCGGTCGCCGGCCCCCACTACAAACCAACCCCGGAGTTTCTCCTGA
- a CDS encoding efflux RND transporter periplasmic adaptor subunit yields the protein MTAPLRTLALTCAVAVALAACKKPEQQTPPPPEVGVIDAKPQTLPLQRELVGRLSPFRSADVRARVPGVLLKRVYQEGSEVKQGQTLFLIDPAPLRATLNASEAQLASARATYANAKVAADRARSLAPQQFVSKSDLDSAEAAERTALAAVKQAEASVTSSRISLGYAEVTAPISGVANKQQVTEGALVGQGDVTLLTTVDQLDPLYVNFSLSVDELSQLRAQQARGALALSGDGKATVNVKLADGTAYSEAGTLDFSSTTVDPTTGAVSLRAVLPNPQKILLPGAFVSFQANLGERNNAYLVPQQALLRDSAGGFVMVVGADGKVVRKNVKTEGAQGGNWMVSDGLAAGDKIVVAGVQKVKEGAPATAKPWTPGQDANGQPAAGGAAPAAAAAAGADKAPATPDAADKAEPAATESNKQ from the coding sequence ATGACCGCCCCACTCCGCACCCTTGCCTTGACGTGCGCCGTTGCCGTCGCGCTGGCCGCCTGCAAGAAGCCGGAACAGCAGACGCCCCCGCCGCCGGAGGTGGGCGTCATCGACGCCAAGCCGCAGACCCTGCCGCTGCAGCGTGAACTGGTCGGCCGCCTGTCGCCGTTCCGCAGCGCCGATGTGCGTGCGCGCGTACCGGGCGTGCTGCTCAAGCGCGTCTACCAGGAAGGCAGCGAGGTCAAGCAGGGCCAGACCCTGTTCCTGATCGACCCGGCGCCGCTGCGGGCCACCCTCAACGCCTCCGAAGCACAGCTGGCCTCGGCCCGCGCGACCTATGCCAATGCCAAGGTTGCCGCCGACCGCGCCCGTTCGCTGGCACCGCAGCAGTTCGTGTCCAAGTCCGACCTGGACAGCGCCGAAGCCGCTGAGCGCACCGCCCTGGCGGCGGTGAAGCAGGCCGAAGCCTCGGTCACCTCCTCGCGCATCAGCCTGGGCTATGCCGAAGTGACCGCGCCCATCAGCGGCGTGGCCAACAAGCAGCAGGTCACCGAAGGTGCGCTGGTCGGCCAGGGGGATGTGACCCTGCTGACCACCGTGGACCAGCTGGACCCGCTGTACGTCAACTTCTCGCTGAGCGTGGACGAACTGAGCCAGCTGCGTGCGCAGCAGGCCCGCGGTGCCCTGGCGCTGTCCGGCGATGGCAAGGCCACCGTCAACGTCAAGCTGGCCGATGGCACCGCCTACAGCGAAGCCGGCACGCTGGATTTCTCCTCCACCACGGTCGACCCGACCACCGGCGCGGTCTCGCTGCGCGCGGTGCTGCCGAACCCGCAGAAGATCCTGCTGCCGGGTGCCTTCGTCAGCTTCCAGGCCAACCTGGGCGAGCGCAACAACGCCTACCTGGTGCCGCAGCAGGCGCTGCTGCGTGACAGCGCGGGCGGCTTCGTGATGGTGGTCGGCGCTGATGGCAAGGTCGTGCGCAAGAACGTCAAGACCGAAGGCGCACAGGGCGGCAACTGGATGGTCAGCGACGGCCTGGCCGCCGGTGACAAGATCGTGGTGGCGGGCGTGCAGAAGGTGAAGGAAGGGGCGCCGGCCACGGCCAAGCCCTGGACGCCGGGCCAGGATGCCAACGGCCAGCCTGCCGCTGGTGGCGCTGCCCCGGCAGCCGCTGCTGCAGCCGGCGCCGACAAGGCACCGGCCACGCCCGACGCGGCCGACAAGGCCGAACCGGCCGCCACCGAATCGAACAAGCAGTAA
- a CDS encoding multidrug efflux RND transporter permease subunit, translating into MPKFFIEHPVFAWVVAILISLSGVIAILNLGVESYPNIAPPQVTVQATYPGASADTTEKSVTQVIEQQLTGIDHLLYFSSSSSSNGRAQITLTFETGTDPDIAQVQVQNKVSLATPRLPSEVTQQGVVVAKANAGFLMVVGLRSDTGTISRDALNDIVGSRVLDQVSRIPGVGSTQQFGSEYAMNIWLNPEKMQGYGLSASAVLAAVRAQNVQFAAGSLGSDPSPDGHFTATVSAEGRFSSPEEFENIILRANANGSRVLLKDVARVAFGANNYGFDTQYNGQAAGAFAIQLLPGANALNVADAVRAKMDELQPSFPAGVSWFSPYDSTTFVKISIEEVVKTLFEAVLLVFLVMLIFLQNFRATIIPTLVIPVALLGTFLGMWLIGFTINQLTLFAMVLAIGIVVDDAIVVIENVERIMTEEGLAPKPATQKAMTQITGAVVAITVVLAAVFIPSALQGGAAGEIYKQFALTIAISMAFSAFLALGFTPALCATFLKPTHNDHPNIVYRTFNKYYDKISGTYVGHITSAVKHAPRWMILAVVLTALCGFLFTRMPGSFLPEEDQGYALAIVQLPPGSTKGQTNEVFAQMRGILKDQEGYEGLMQIAGFSFVGSGENVGMGFIRLKPWDERKVTVPEFIQNMNGAFYGIKEAQIFVVNLPTVQGLGQFGGFDMWLQDRGGQGYEQLTQARNILLGKAAQESDKLAGVRPNGLENAPQLALHVDRVQAQSMGMSVSDVYSTIQLMLAPVYVNDFFYQGRIKRVTMQADAPFRTGQESLKSFYSPSSLTTNADGTNAMIPLSTVVKSEWVSAPPSLSRYNGYSAINIVGSQAPGKSSGEAMTAMEDIVTNDLPAGYGYDWSGMSYQEILAGNAATLLLVLSVVVVFLCLAALYESWSIPVAVLLVVPLGVLGAIGLSMLRGLPNDIFFKIGMITVIGLAAKNAILIVEFAVEQRAAGKTLRDATIEAARLRFRPILMTSFAFIMGVIPMAISTGAGANSRHAIGTGVIGGMLFATLLGLLMIPVFFVVVRRMLGDKLDEPSKEFMERQRDAESAHRPDR; encoded by the coding sequence ATGCCTAAATTTTTCATCGAACATCCAGTCTTCGCCTGGGTGGTGGCGATCCTGATCTCGCTCAGCGGCGTGATCGCGATCCTCAACCTGGGCGTCGAGTCCTACCCCAACATCGCCCCGCCGCAGGTGACCGTCCAGGCCACCTACCCCGGCGCCAGCGCGGACACCACCGAAAAGTCGGTCACCCAGGTGATCGAGCAGCAGCTGACCGGTATCGATCACCTGCTGTACTTCAGCTCGTCATCGTCCTCCAACGGCCGTGCGCAGATCACCCTGACCTTCGAGACCGGTACCGATCCGGACATCGCCCAGGTGCAGGTGCAGAACAAGGTGTCGCTGGCCACGCCACGCCTGCCTTCGGAGGTGACCCAGCAGGGTGTGGTGGTGGCCAAGGCCAACGCCGGCTTCCTGATGGTGGTCGGCCTGCGCTCGGACACCGGCACCATAAGCCGCGACGCACTGAACGACATCGTCGGTTCGCGCGTGCTCGACCAGGTCTCGCGTATCCCCGGCGTCGGCAGCACCCAGCAGTTCGGTTCCGAGTACGCCATGAACATCTGGCTCAACCCGGAAAAGATGCAGGGCTACGGCCTGTCGGCCAGCGCAGTGCTGGCTGCGGTCCGCGCGCAGAACGTGCAGTTCGCTGCCGGTTCGCTGGGTTCGGACCCCTCGCCTGACGGCCACTTCACCGCCACGGTCTCGGCCGAAGGCCGCTTCAGCTCGCCCGAAGAGTTCGAGAACATCATCCTGCGTGCCAATGCCAACGGCTCGCGCGTGCTGCTCAAGGACGTCGCCCGCGTGGCGTTCGGTGCCAACAACTACGGCTTCGACACCCAGTACAACGGCCAGGCGGCCGGCGCGTTCGCCATCCAGCTGCTGCCGGGCGCCAACGCCCTGAACGTGGCCGATGCCGTGCGCGCCAAGATGGACGAGCTGCAGCCGAGCTTCCCGGCCGGTGTCAGCTGGTTCTCTCCGTACGACAGCACCACCTTCGTCAAGATCTCCATCGAGGAAGTGGTCAAGACCCTGTTCGAGGCGGTCCTGCTGGTCTTCCTGGTGATGCTGATCTTCCTGCAGAACTTCCGCGCGACGATCATCCCCACCCTGGTCATCCCGGTGGCCCTGCTGGGTACCTTCCTGGGCATGTGGCTGATCGGCTTCACCATCAACCAGCTGACCCTGTTCGCGATGGTGCTGGCAATCGGCATCGTGGTCGATGACGCGATCGTGGTGATCGAGAACGTCGAACGCATCATGACCGAGGAAGGCCTGGCGCCGAAGCCGGCCACGCAGAAGGCGATGACCCAGATCACCGGTGCGGTGGTGGCCATCACCGTGGTGCTGGCCGCGGTGTTCATTCCGTCAGCCCTGCAGGGCGGTGCGGCCGGTGAGATCTACAAGCAGTTCGCGCTGACCATCGCCATCTCGATGGCGTTCTCCGCGTTCCTGGCGCTGGGCTTCACCCCGGCCCTGTGCGCGACCTTCCTCAAGCCGACCCACAACGACCACCCGAACATCGTCTACCGTACCTTCAACAAGTACTACGACAAGATCAGCGGCACCTACGTCGGCCACATCACCTCGGCGGTGAAGCATGCGCCGCGCTGGATGATCCTGGCGGTGGTGTTGACCGCCCTGTGCGGCTTCCTGTTCACCCGCATGCCGGGCAGCTTCCTGCCGGAAGAAGACCAGGGCTACGCACTGGCCATCGTGCAGCTGCCGCCGGGTTCGACCAAGGGCCAGACCAACGAAGTCTTCGCCCAGATGCGCGGCATCCTGAAGGACCAGGAAGGCTACGAAGGCCTGATGCAGATTGCCGGCTTCAGCTTCGTCGGCTCCGGCGAGAACGTGGGCATGGGCTTCATCCGCCTCAAGCCGTGGGACGAGCGCAAGGTGACCGTGCCGGAGTTCATCCAGAACATGAACGGCGCGTTCTACGGCATCAAGGAAGCGCAGATCTTCGTGGTCAACCTGCCGACCGTGCAGGGCCTGGGCCAGTTCGGCGGCTTCGACATGTGGCTGCAGGACCGTGGTGGCCAGGGCTATGAACAGCTGACGCAGGCACGCAACATCCTGCTGGGCAAGGCGGCGCAGGAAAGCGACAAGCTGGCCGGCGTGCGCCCGAACGGCCTGGAAAACGCCCCGCAGCTGGCGCTGCACGTCGACCGCGTGCAGGCGCAGTCGATGGGCATGTCGGTGTCGGACGTCTACAGCACCATCCAGCTGATGCTGGCCCCGGTGTACGTCAACGACTTCTTCTACCAGGGCCGCATCAAGCGCGTGACCATGCAGGCCGACGCGCCGTTCCGTACCGGCCAGGAATCGCTGAAGAGCTTCTACAGCCCGTCCAGCCTGACCACCAATGCCGACGGCACCAACGCCATGATCCCGCTGAGCACGGTGGTCAAGTCGGAATGGGTGTCGGCGCCGCCGTCACTGAGCCGCTACAACGGCTACTCGGCCATCAACATCGTCGGCTCGCAGGCGCCGGGCAAGAGCTCGGGTGAAGCGATGACGGCGATGGAAGACATCGTCACCAACGACCTGCCGGCCGGTTACGGCTACGACTGGTCGGGCATGTCCTACCAGGAAATCCTGGCCGGCAACGCCGCGACGCTGCTGCTGGTGCTGTCGGTGGTGGTGGTGTTCCTCTGCCTTGCCGCACTGTATGAAAGCTGGTCGATCCCGGTGGCGGTGCTGCTGGTGGTGCCGCTGGGCGTGCTGGGTGCCATCGGCCTGTCGATGCTGCGCGGCCTGCCCAACGACATCTTCTTCAAGATCGGCATGATCACGGTGATCGGCCTGGCCGCGAAGAACGCGATCCTGATCGTGGAGTTCGCGGTGGAGCAGCGTGCAGCGGGCAAGACCCTGCGCGATGCCACCATCGAAGCGGCCCGCCTGCGCTTCCGCCCGATCCTGATGACCTCGTTCGCGTTCATCATGGGTGTGATCCCGATGGCCATCTCCACCGGCGCGGGCGCCAACTCCCGCCACGCCATCGGTACCGGCGTGATCGGCGGCATGCTGTTCGCCACCCTGCTGGGCCTGCTGATGATCCCGGTGTTCTTCGTGGTGGTGCGCCGCATGCTGGGCGACAAGCTGGACGAGCCCTCCAAGGAGTTCATGGAGCGCCAGCGCGACGCCGAATCGGCACACCGCCCGGATCGTTGA
- a CDS encoding acyl-CoA dehydrogenase family protein has protein sequence MDFSFTEEQLMLQDVARRIAQEKIAPSAEHHDRTGEFPLENIRLLGENGLMGIEVPTEYGGAGMDPIAYVLAMVEVAAGDAAHSTIMSVNNSLFCNGILTHGSEAQKQIYVRAIAEGTAIGAFALTEPQSGSDATAMRCRAVKQADGTYVINGKKSWITSGPVAKYIVLFAMSEPDKGARGITAFLIDTDKAGFGRGKTEPKLGIRASATCEIEFNDYVAQPEDVLGQEGEGFKIAMGVLDAGRIGIASQAIGIARAAYEATLEYVKDRKAFGAAIGTFQMTQAKIADMKCKLDAALLLTLRAAWVKGEGKRFSNEAAIAKLTASEAAMWITHQAVQIHGGMGYSKEMPLERYFRDAKITEIYEGTSEIQRLVIARNETGLR, from the coding sequence GTGGATTTCAGCTTTACTGAAGAGCAGTTGATGCTGCAGGACGTGGCGCGGCGCATCGCGCAGGAGAAGATCGCCCCGAGCGCGGAGCACCATGACCGCACCGGCGAGTTCCCCCTGGAGAACATCCGCCTGCTGGGCGAGAACGGCCTGATGGGCATCGAAGTGCCGACCGAATACGGTGGCGCAGGCATGGACCCGATTGCGTACGTGCTGGCGATGGTGGAGGTCGCCGCCGGTGATGCTGCGCACTCGACCATCATGTCGGTCAACAATTCGCTGTTCTGCAACGGCATCCTGACCCATGGCAGCGAGGCGCAGAAGCAGATCTACGTGCGCGCCATTGCCGAAGGCACGGCCATCGGCGCGTTCGCCCTGACCGAGCCGCAGTCCGGTTCGGATGCCACCGCCATGCGCTGCCGCGCGGTCAAGCAGGCCGACGGCACCTACGTCATCAATGGCAAGAAGAGCTGGATCACCTCCGGCCCGGTGGCCAAGTACATCGTGCTGTTCGCGATGAGCGAGCCGGACAAGGGCGCGCGCGGCATCACCGCGTTCCTGATCGATACCGACAAGGCCGGTTTCGGCCGTGGCAAGACCGAGCCGAAGCTGGGCATCCGGGCCTCGGCCACCTGCGAGATCGAGTTCAACGATTACGTGGCGCAGCCGGAAGACGTGCTGGGCCAGGAAGGCGAAGGCTTCAAGATCGCCATGGGCGTGCTCGACGCCGGCCGCATCGGCATCGCTTCGCAGGCCATCGGTATCGCCCGTGCCGCGTATGAGGCGACCCTGGAGTACGTGAAGGACCGCAAGGCCTTCGGTGCCGCCATCGGTACCTTCCAGATGACCCAGGCCAAGATCGCCGACATGAAGTGCAAGCTGGACGCGGCCCTGCTGCTGACCCTGCGCGCGGCGTGGGTGAAGGGCGAGGGCAAGCGTTTCAGCAACGAGGCGGCCATCGCCAAGCTGACCGCCTCTGAAGCGGCGATGTGGATCACCCACCAGGCCGTGCAGATCCACGGCGGCATGGGGTATTCCAAGGAAATGCCGCTGGAGCGTTACTTCCGCGATGCCAAGATCACCGAGATCTACGAGGGCACCTCGGAAATCCAGCGCCTGGTGATTGCCCGCAACGAGACGGGCCTGCGCTGA
- a CDS encoding metalloregulator ArsR/SmtB family transcription factor: MDLEDWSTRLKVFADATRVRLLALLEQEELTVAELSAITRLAQPRVSTHLARLKEAGLVRDRRAGVSAYYRFDDAQLDPAQRALWHALSNGSDDPLLRQDAERVATVMANRAADQNWADSVAGDMERHYSPGRTWEALARTALPLLETGDVLDIASGDGVLAELVAPHASRYVCIDTSARVVAAASERLRRLPNVEVREGDMHALPFKDSSFDLVVLMHALTYASKPAQAVAESARVLRPGGRLLLCSLARHEHKAAVEAYGHVNLGFSDKELRRFVDKAGLQVSSLETVTREKRPPHFEVISLIANKP, encoded by the coding sequence ATGGATCTGGAAGACTGGTCGACCCGCCTGAAGGTGTTCGCCGACGCCACCCGCGTGCGCCTGCTGGCGCTGCTGGAACAGGAAGAGCTGACCGTGGCCGAACTGTCGGCGATCACCCGGCTGGCCCAGCCACGGGTATCGACCCACCTTGCGCGCCTGAAAGAGGCCGGCCTGGTCCGCGACCGGCGTGCCGGCGTGTCGGCCTATTACCGCTTCGACGATGCCCAGCTGGACCCGGCGCAGCGCGCATTGTGGCATGCCCTGAGCAACGGAAGCGACGATCCGCTGCTGCGCCAGGATGCCGAGCGTGTTGCCACGGTGATGGCCAACCGCGCCGCCGACCAGAACTGGGCCGACAGCGTGGCCGGAGACATGGAACGCCATTACTCGCCGGGCCGCACCTGGGAAGCCCTGGCCCGCACCGCGCTGCCGCTGCTGGAGACCGGTGACGTGCTGGACATCGCTTCCGGCGATGGCGTGCTGGCCGAACTGGTGGCCCCGCACGCAAGCCGCTACGTCTGCATCGACACCAGCGCGCGCGTGGTGGCCGCTGCCAGCGAGCGCCTGCGCCGCCTGCCCAACGTGGAAGTGCGCGAGGGCGACATGCACGCCCTGCCCTTCAAGGACAGCAGCTTCGACCTGGTCGTGCTGATGCACGCCCTCACCTACGCCAGCAAGCCGGCGCAGGCGGTGGCCGAGTCCGCACGCGTGCTGCGCCCGGGCGGCCGCTTGCTGCTGTGCAGCCTGGCCCGCCACGAGCACAAGGCTGCGGTGGAAGCCTATGGCCACGTCAACCTGGGTTTCAGCGACAAGGAACTGCGCAGGTTCGTCGACAAGGCCGGCCTGCAGGTCTCCAGCCTGGAAACCGTCACCCGTGAAAAGCGCCCGCCGCATTTTGAAGTCATCTCGCTGATCGCCAACAAGCCCTGA
- a CDS encoding homocysteine S-methyltransferase family protein → MSALPWLHPERAHALLAALRERILIIDGAMGTMIQRHGLQEADYRGERFAGGYDHSHGPGCDHGTPEGHDLKGNNDLLLLTRPEIIAGIHTAYLEAGADLVETNTFNATSVSQADYHLEHLVYELNKAGAAVARACCDAVEATTPDKPRFVIGVIGPTSRTASISPDVNDPGFRNTSFDELRDTYREAIEGLIDGGADTLMVETIFDTLNAKAALYALEEAFDARGARLPVMISGTITDASGRTLSGQTADAFHASLAHSRPLSIGLNCALGADAMRPHVETLSQVADCHVSAHPNAGLPNAFGEYDETPEEMAATLRGFAEDGLLNLVGGCCGSTPDHIRAIAEAVAGLPPRALPASVEQHAA, encoded by the coding sequence GTGTCCGCCCTGCCCTGGCTGCATCCCGAACGTGCCCATGCCCTGCTCGCCGCACTGCGCGAGCGCATCCTGATCATCGACGGCGCGATGGGCACGATGATCCAGCGCCATGGCCTGCAGGAAGCGGATTACCGCGGCGAACGTTTTGCCGGCGGCTACGACCACAGCCATGGCCCCGGCTGCGACCACGGCACGCCGGAGGGCCACGACCTGAAGGGCAACAACGATCTCCTGCTGCTGACCCGGCCGGAGATCATCGCCGGGATCCACACCGCCTATCTCGAGGCGGGCGCGGACCTGGTGGAAACCAACACCTTCAACGCCACTTCGGTCAGCCAGGCCGATTACCATCTGGAACACCTGGTGTATGAGCTGAACAAGGCAGGCGCCGCCGTCGCCCGCGCCTGCTGTGACGCGGTCGAAGCGACCACGCCGGACAAGCCGCGCTTCGTCATCGGCGTGATCGGGCCGACCAGCCGCACCGCGTCCATCAGCCCCGACGTGAACGATCCTGGCTTCCGCAACACCAGCTTCGATGAACTGCGCGATACGTACCGCGAAGCCATCGAAGGGCTGATCGACGGCGGTGCGGACACCCTGATGGTCGAGACGATTTTCGACACCCTCAACGCCAAGGCCGCGCTGTATGCGCTGGAAGAGGCCTTCGATGCACGCGGCGCGCGCCTGCCGGTGATGATCTCCGGCACCATCACCGATGCCTCCGGCCGCACCCTCTCGGGGCAGACCGCCGATGCGTTCCATGCCTCGCTGGCACATTCGCGCCCGCTGTCGATCGGCCTGAACTGCGCGCTGGGCGCCGATGCCATGCGCCCGCACGTGGAAACCCTCTCGCAGGTGGCCGACTGCCACGTCAGCGCCCATCCCAATGCGGGCCTGCCCAATGCCTTTGGCGAGTACGACGAGACCCCCGAGGAAATGGCCGCCACGCTGCGCGGCTTTGCCGAGGATGGGCTGCTGAACCTGGTCGGCGGCTGCTGCGGTTCCACCCCGGACCATATCCGCGCCATTGCCGAGGCTGTGGCCGGCCTGCCGCCACGGGCCCTGCCCGCCTCCGTGGAGCAGCACGCCGCATGA